A window of the Funiculus sociatus GB2-C1 genome harbors these coding sequences:
- a CDS encoding chlorophyll a/b-binding protein, translating into MKTSTINTAKTPTVAPAYNGADRNAWIFGWNPQQELWNGRLAMLGFVAYLLWDLAGYSVLRDVLHLVR; encoded by the coding sequence ATGAAGACTTCAACCATCAATACTGCTAAAACTCCTACGGTCGCTCCAGCTTACAACGGTGCGGATCGTAATGCCTGGATTTTTGGCTGGAACCCACAGCAAGAGCTATGGAACGGTCGTCTAGCAATGCTTGGTTTTGTCGCCTATCTTCTTTGGGATCTGGCTGGTTATAGCGTTCTTCGGGATGTACTCCACCTAGTTCGCTAG